From the genome of Vigna angularis cultivar LongXiaoDou No.4 chromosome 11, ASM1680809v1, whole genome shotgun sequence, one region includes:
- the LOC108333046 gene encoding probable glutathione S-transferase — MAEGVVLLDSWASPFGMRVRIALAEKGINYEYKEEDLWNKSPLFLQMNPVHKKVPVLIHKGQPICESLIVVQYIDEVWFDTNPLLPSDPYQRAEARFWADYVDKKIYDAGRKILSTSKAEEREVGKKELIEALKVLEEQLGEKSYFGGDDLGFLDIAVVPFYTWFKSYETFGSFSVESECPKLIAWAKRCLQKESVSKSLPDQHTVNEFVVERRKKLGIE, encoded by the exons ATGGCAGAAGGGGTGGTTCTGCTAGATTCGTGGGCAAGTCCATTTGGGATGAGGGTGAGGATTGCACTTGCTGAAAAGGGTATAAATTATGAGTACAAAGAAGAGGACTTGTGGAACAAGAGCCCTCTCTTCCTTCAAATGAACCCGGTTCACAAGAAAGTTCCGGTTCTCATTCACAAGGGACAGCCCATTTGCGAATCTCTCATTGTTGTTCAGTACATTGATGAGGTCTGGTTTGACACAAATCCCTTGTTACCTTCTGACCCTTACCAGAGAGCAGAGGCTAGATTCTGGGCTGACTATGTTGACAAGAAG ATATATGATGCTGGAAGGAAGATTCTTTCGACATCAAAAGCAGAAGAAAGAGAAGTTGGCAAGAAGGAGTTGATAGAAGCTCTTAAAGTGTTGGAGGAACAGCTGGGAGAAAAGAGTTATTTTGGAGGGGACGATCTTGGTTTTTTGGATATAGCAGTTGTACCATTCTACACTTGGTTCAAATCGTATGAAACTTTTGGCAGCTTTAGCGTTGAGAGTGAGTGCCCCAAGCTTATTGCTTGGGCCAAGAGGTGCCTCCAGAAAGAGAGTGTTTCCAAGTCTCTTCCTGATCAGCATACGGTCAATGAGTTCGTTGTGGAGAGGAGAAAGAAATTAGGCATTGAGTAG
- the LOC108333047 gene encoding glutathione S-transferase 3-like: protein MDEVVLLDTWGSMFGMRAWIALEEKGVKYERKEEDLSKKSPLLLQMNPIHKKIPVLIHNGKPISESAIIVQYIDEVWNHNPPFMPSDPYERAQARFWVDYIDAKVYPTWNKMWLSEGEEHEAGKKELISIFKQLEETLGDKPFYGNEMFGFVDIALIPFYSWFYTFETYGNFEMEAECPKLVAWAKRCMQRETVSTILPNEKEVYNAVVEMKKNIET, encoded by the exons ATGGACGAGGTGGTTCTGTTGGATACATGGGGAAGCATGTTTGGGATGAGGGCTTGGATTGCATTGGAAGAAAAGGGTGTTAAGTATGAACGCAAGGAAGAGGATCTGAGCAAGAAGAGCCCTTTGCTTCTGCAGATGAACCCTATTCACAAGAAAATTCCAGTTCTCATTCATAATGGAAAACCCATTTCTGAATCTGCAATAATAGTGCAGTACATCGATGAGGTCTGGAATCACAACCCTCCATTTATGCCCTCTGATCCTTATGAGAGAGCTCAAGCCAGATTCTGGGTCGATTACATTGATgcaaag GTGTATCCTACTTGGAATAAAATGTGGCTTTCTGAAGGAGAAGAACACGAGGCAGGAAAAAAAGAGTTGATTTCTATCTTTAAGCAGCTGGAAGAGACATTGGGTGACAAACCTTTTTATGGAAATGAGATGTTTGGCTTTGTTGATATTGCTCTTATCCCTTTCTACAGTTGGTTTTATACTTTTGAGACATATGGAAACTTTGAAATGGAAGCAGAGTGTCCTAAACTTGTGGCTTGGGCTAAaagatgcatgcagagagagaCTGTGTCCACGATTCTTCCTAATGAGAAGGAAGTTTACAATGCAGTAGTGGAAATGAAGAAGAATATAGAAACTTAA